One part of the Lotus japonicus ecotype B-129 chromosome 2, LjGifu_v1.2 genome encodes these proteins:
- the LOC130739536 gene encoding endonuclease 2-like isoform X1, giving the protein MSCCRIQLVVIVSFMLLLPNSQGWGDEGHTIVCKIAHVPNITYYLSVSSYLSDWFVTTFFNFSLTCEQARLTDSAAEAVRKLLPKSAEDLASKCSWADHLKVVFPWASALHYADTPDSVCSYQHDRDCVDHKRGIKGRCVVSAITNYTNQLLVYGSDTKSRYNLTQALLFLSHFMGDIHQPLHCGAVENQGGNTIQVRWYKRKEKLHNVWDNSIIETELKRFYDSDMVEFVDALQTNITKVWSDEVEEWESCGSDEIACPIIYASESSIDACKWAYADASEGTTLGDDYFLSRLPIVNLRLAQGGVRLAATLNRIFDTELAAMSM; this is encoded by the exons ATGAGTTGTTGCAGAATTCAGCTAGTAGTTATAGTCTCATTCATGCTTTTGCTTCCAAATTCCCAAGGATGGGGAGATGAAGGGCATACCATTGTTTGTAAGATTGCTCATGTGCCTAACATAACATATTATCTTTCTGTATCTAGCTATCTCTCTGATTGGTTTGTCACTACATTCTTTAATTTTTCTCTCACTTGTGAACAGGCTCGTCTCACCGACTCAGCTGCTGAGGCAGTGAGGAAACTGCTGCCAAAATCTGCAGAAGACTTGGCCAGCAAGTGTTCATGGGCAGATCATCTTAAGGTAGTCTTTCCCTGGGCATCTGCTTTGCACTATGCTGATACTCCTGACTCCGTTTGCAGTTACCAGCATGACA GGGATTGTGTAGATCACAAACGTGGAATTAAGGGGCGATGTGTTGTGTCGGCGATTACCAATTATACCAACCAGCTCCTCGTTTATGGCAGCGACACAAAATCTAGAT ATAACCTAACACAAGCTCTCCTTTTCCTTTCACATTTTATGGGAGACATCCATCAG CCTCTACATTGTGGCGCTGTCGAAAACCAAGGAGGCAATACAATTCAAGTTCGTTGGTACAAAAGGAAGGAAAAACTTCACAAT GTTTGGGACAATAGCATAATTGAGACAGAACTTAAAAGATTCTACGACTCGGACATGGTGGAATTTGTCGATGCACTTCAAACGAACATTACG AAAGTATGGAGTGATGAAGTAGAAGAATGGGAGAGCTGTGGTTCTGATGAAATCGCATGTCCAATTAT atATGCTTCTGAAAGTAGCATAGATGCCTGTAAATGGGCATATGCAGATGCCTCTGAAGGGACCACCCTGGGAG ATGATTACTTCTTATCACGATTACCCATAGTCAATTTGCGATTAGCTCAAGGAGGAGTTCGATTGGCTGCAACTCTCAATCGTATTTTTGATACAGAGCTTGCAGCAATGTCCATGTAA
- the LOC130739538 gene encoding endonuclease 2-like: MGFYRLQLLATVSLMLLLPNTQGWGEDGHAIVCKIAQARLSNTAAEAVKKLLPISANNDLASKCSWADHLRVVFPWSSALHFADTPESVCSYKNNRDCIDHKTGAKGRCVVGAITNYTNQLLDYGSDTESKYNLTQALLFLSHFMGDVHQPLHCGFTTDRGGNDISIHWYKRKQNLHHVWDVSIIETELERFYDSEMGEFIDAIQTNITKEWDDQVEEWENCSSGDIACPIIYASESSKDACKWAYADASEGSVLQDDYFLSRFPIVNLRLAQGGVRLAATLNRIFDTELAAMSM, translated from the exons ATGGGTTTTTACAGACTTCAGCTATTGGCCACTGTCTCATTGATGCTTTTGCTACCAAATACACAAGGGTGGGGAGAAGATGGGCATGCCATTGTTTGTAAGATTGCTCAG GCTCGCCTCAGCAATACAGCTGCTGAGGCTGTGAAAAAACTGTTGCCAATTTCTGCAAACAATGACTTGGCGAGCAAGTGTTCATGGGCAGATCATCTTAGAGTAGTTTTTCCTTGGTCATCTGCTTTGCACTTTGCTGATACTCCTGAATCCGTTTGCAGTTACAAAAACAACA GGGATTGTATAGATCACAAAACTGGAGCCAAGGGACGTTGTGTTGTGGGAGCAATTACCAATTATACCAATCAGCTCCTCGACTATGGCAGTGACACTGAATCCAAGT ACAACCTCACACAAGCTCTTCTATTCCTTTCACATTTTATGGGAGACGTCCATCAG CCTCTACATTGTGGCTTTACCACAGACAGAGGAGGCAATGACATTAGCATTCATTGGTACAAAAGGAAGCAAAATCTTCACCAT GTCTGGGATGTTAGCATAATTGAAACAGAACTTGAAAGGTTCTATGACTCTGAAATGGGGGAATTCATCGATGCAATTCAAACAAATATTACG AAAGAATGGGATGATCAAGTAGAAGAATGGGAGAATTGCAGTTCTGGTGACATCGCGTGTCCAATTAT ATATGCTTCTGAAAGTAGCAAAGATGCCTGTAAATGGGCATATGCAGATGCCTCTGAAGGTTCTGTACTACAAG ATGATTATTTCCTGTCACGATTTCCGATAGTTAATTTGAGGTTGGCTCAAGGAGGAGTTCGATTGGCTGCAACTCTAAATCGTATTTTTGACACAGAGCTTGCAGCAATGTCCATGTAA
- the LOC130739536 gene encoding endonuclease 2-like isoform X2 gives MEENAFTASTRKNEGKNGREHKPQIFCDFWIFVLFAVFELCLILAGIHDRPAAARLTDSAAEAVRKLLPKSAEDLASKCSWADHLKVVFPWASALHYADTPDSVCSYQHDRDCVDHKRGIKGRCVVSAITNYTNQLLVYGSDTKSRYNLTQALLFLSHFMGDIHQPLHCGAVENQGGNTIQVRWYKRKEKLHNVWDNSIIETELKRFYDSDMVEFVDALQTNITKVWSDEVEEWESCGSDEIACPIIYASESSIDACKWAYADASEGTTLGDDYFLSRLPIVNLRLAQGGVRLAATLNRIFDTELAAMSM, from the exons ATGGAAGAAAACGCCTTCACGGCGAGCACAAGGAAGAACGAAGGGAAGAACGGCAGAGAACACAAGCCACAAATTTTCTGCGATTTCTGGATCTTTGTTCTGTTTGCTGTGTTCGAACTTTGCCTCATCCTTGCTGGGATTCATGATCGACCTGCTGCT GCTCGTCTCACCGACTCAGCTGCTGAGGCAGTGAGGAAACTGCTGCCAAAATCTGCAGAAGACTTGGCCAGCAAGTGTTCATGGGCAGATCATCTTAAGGTAGTCTTTCCCTGGGCATCTGCTTTGCACTATGCTGATACTCCTGACTCCGTTTGCAGTTACCAGCATGACA GGGATTGTGTAGATCACAAACGTGGAATTAAGGGGCGATGTGTTGTGTCGGCGATTACCAATTATACCAACCAGCTCCTCGTTTATGGCAGCGACACAAAATCTAGAT ATAACCTAACACAAGCTCTCCTTTTCCTTTCACATTTTATGGGAGACATCCATCAG CCTCTACATTGTGGCGCTGTCGAAAACCAAGGAGGCAATACAATTCAAGTTCGTTGGTACAAAAGGAAGGAAAAACTTCACAAT GTTTGGGACAATAGCATAATTGAGACAGAACTTAAAAGATTCTACGACTCGGACATGGTGGAATTTGTCGATGCACTTCAAACGAACATTACG AAAGTATGGAGTGATGAAGTAGAAGAATGGGAGAGCTGTGGTTCTGATGAAATCGCATGTCCAATTAT atATGCTTCTGAAAGTAGCATAGATGCCTGTAAATGGGCATATGCAGATGCCTCTGAAGGGACCACCCTGGGAG ATGATTACTTCTTATCACGATTACCCATAGTCAATTTGCGATTAGCTCAAGGAGGAGTTCGATTGGCTGCAACTCTCAATCGTATTTTTGATACAGAGCTTGCAGCAATGTCCATGTAA
- the LOC130739536 gene encoding endonuclease 2-like isoform X3 has protein sequence MKGIPLFARLTDSAAEAVRKLLPKSAEDLASKCSWADHLKVVFPWASALHYADTPDSVCSYQHDRDCVDHKRGIKGRCVVSAITNYTNQLLVYGSDTKSRYNLTQALLFLSHFMGDIHQPLHCGAVENQGGNTIQVRWYKRKEKLHNVWDNSIIETELKRFYDSDMVEFVDALQTNITKVWSDEVEEWESCGSDEIACPIIYASESSIDACKWAYADASEGTTLGDDYFLSRLPIVNLRLAQGGVRLAATLNRIFDTELAAMSM, from the exons ATGAAGGGCATACCATTGTTT GCTCGTCTCACCGACTCAGCTGCTGAGGCAGTGAGGAAACTGCTGCCAAAATCTGCAGAAGACTTGGCCAGCAAGTGTTCATGGGCAGATCATCTTAAGGTAGTCTTTCCCTGGGCATCTGCTTTGCACTATGCTGATACTCCTGACTCCGTTTGCAGTTACCAGCATGACA GGGATTGTGTAGATCACAAACGTGGAATTAAGGGGCGATGTGTTGTGTCGGCGATTACCAATTATACCAACCAGCTCCTCGTTTATGGCAGCGACACAAAATCTAGAT ATAACCTAACACAAGCTCTCCTTTTCCTTTCACATTTTATGGGAGACATCCATCAG CCTCTACATTGTGGCGCTGTCGAAAACCAAGGAGGCAATACAATTCAAGTTCGTTGGTACAAAAGGAAGGAAAAACTTCACAAT GTTTGGGACAATAGCATAATTGAGACAGAACTTAAAAGATTCTACGACTCGGACATGGTGGAATTTGTCGATGCACTTCAAACGAACATTACG AAAGTATGGAGTGATGAAGTAGAAGAATGGGAGAGCTGTGGTTCTGATGAAATCGCATGTCCAATTAT atATGCTTCTGAAAGTAGCATAGATGCCTGTAAATGGGCATATGCAGATGCCTCTGAAGGGACCACCCTGGGAG ATGATTACTTCTTATCACGATTACCCATAGTCAATTTGCGATTAGCTCAAGGAGGAGTTCGATTGGCTGCAACTCTCAATCGTATTTTTGATACAGAGCTTGCAGCAATGTCCATGTAA
- the LOC130739535 gene encoding transcription factor bHLH75-like, which produces MAMVEKMGLVKRTSPHPTMVSELFMGQHYHQRPHHSTIYCHQQSETMHASSQNLGDSFTPYSAPGCTEKNKSMVGNKRKRNSERLKEKQNEVIHVRAKRGQATNSHSLAERARREKINEKMRSLQDLVPGCYKAMGMAVMLDVIINYVLSLQQQIEFLSMKLSAASMYFDSSTVEMDASHATQTIQRSASPHEIQEMERIAREGYAYGGTGICYFNPAWPLH; this is translated from the exons ATGGCAATGGTGGAGAAAATGGGCCTGGTCAAGCGCACATCGCCACATCCCACCATGGTTTCTG AGCTATTTATGGGTCAACATTACCATCAGAGACCACACCACAGTACCATATATTGTCATCAACAATCAGAGACCATGCACGCTTCTTCACAAAACTTAGGGGATTCTTTTACTCCATATTCTGCACCAGGTTGCACTGAAAAGAATAAG AGTATGGTTGGAAACAAAAGGAAGAGAAACAGTGAAAGGCTTAAAGAGAAACAAAATGAAGTTATCCATGTAAGAGCAAAAAGAGGTCAAGCAACCAATAGCCACAGTTTAGCAGAAAGG GCaagaagagagaaaatcaaTGAGAAGATGAGAAGTTTACAGGACTTGGTTCCAGGGTGCTATAAG GCAATGGGAATGGCAGTAATGCTAGATGTGATAATAAATTATGTTCTATCACTACAGCAGCAAATTGAG TTTCTATCCATGAAACTTTCAGCAGCAAGTATGTATTTTGATTCAAGCACGGTAGAGATGGATGCCAGTCATGCCACCCAAACCATACAG AGGAGTGCTAGTCCACATGAAATACAAGAGATGGAAAGGATAGCAAGAGAAGGTTATGCTTATGGTGGGACTGGGATCTGCTATTTCAATCCAGCATGGCCACTTCATTGA
- the LOC130739537 gene encoding uncharacterized protein LOC130739537: protein MSNSENSRKNAKWDQYITRALLKLCMEEIRKSGKPGIAYKAKKWEEIREDFGKQTNRDYTVKQLKNRMDNLRTDWVTWKQLKGKETGLGWNNQSGTIEADATWWDAKINENSKYAKFRYNGLEFHDELEFIFGETVATSQDAWTPAMSLPSESGGRNTTPDVLHQVMESDDDDFNLEDDVSPMENNQLKKKRKVTQDHNGKVTIGKGKVGSATAMRKSLDRLVEAAENHNEVEKDEIAATSHVHGKYSIPNCIEVLKSVKEEGLLTDRQFNYALELLTVSENRVIFMSLIDSMEALVGWIKFKYVE, encoded by the exons ATGTCTAATTCTGAAAATAGTCGAAAAAATGCAAAGTGGGATCAATACATTACCAGAGCTTTACTTAAACTTTGTATGGAAGAGATTCGCAAAAGTGGAAAACCGGGAATTGCATATAAAGCTAAGAAATGGGAAGAAATAAGAGAAGACTTTGGAAAACAAACTAATAGAGATTATACCGTAAAGCAATTGAAGAATAGGATGGACAATTTGAGGACTGATTGGGTTACATGGAAGCAACTAAAGGGTAAAGAAACAGGGTTAGGATGGAACAACCAGTCAGGTACTATTGAAGCTGATGCGACATGGTGGGATGCTAAGATAAAT GAGAATTCTAAGTATGCGAAATTTCGATATAACGGGCTAGAATTTCATGATGAATTGGAATTCATATTTGGGGAGACAGTGGCAACAAGTCAAGATGCATGGACTCCAGCTATGAGTTTACCAAGTGAATCTGGTGGCAGAAATACAACTCCAGATGTGCTGCATCAAGTTATggaatctgatgatgatgatttcaatcttgaAGATGATGTTAGCCCTATGGAAAACAATCAactcaaaaagaaaagaaaggtgaCACAAGATCACAATGGCAAAGTAACAATAGGTAAGGGAAAAGTTGGGAGTGCAACAGCTATGAGGAAAAGTTTAGACCGACTAGTTGAAGCGGCTGAGAATCACAATGAAgttgaaaaagatgaaattgCAGCCACATCTCATGTCCATGGAAAATACTCCATCCCAAATTGCATTGAAGTCTTGAAAAGTGTAAAGGAGGAGGGGCTTTTAACTGATCGTCAATTTAACTATGCTTTAGAATTACTTACAGTTAGCGAAAATAGAGTCATATTTATGTCCTTAATTGACTCAATGGAGGCTTTGGTAGGTTGGATTAAGTTCAAGTATGTGGAATAG
- the LOC130735673 gene encoding uncharacterized protein LOC130735673 has product MTSLEAITMFLWSCAHSETNRNVQNKFGKSGETVSRKFGEVLDGLCLLAKEIVKPPDFNFFEVPAKIKDDRKFWPYFEGCIGAIDGTHIPAIVPTKDQVRYIGRKGYPTQNVMLVCNFDMLITFVVVGWPGTAHDTRILSSAIEEMKTVFPHPPEGKYYLVDAGYPNMKGYLAPYKGERYHIPDFRAGSQAEGFQEIFNHAHSSLRNVIERTIGVWKKRWHILCDMRPYPLIKQQKIIVATTALHNFIRICGVEDEEFNKCDSVPGYMTECEEERNIDEQTSSYNSIRATDGAMDRVRNQIAVGLVENRNR; this is encoded by the exons ATGACATCCTTGGAGGCAATAACCATGTTTCTTTGGAGTTGTGCACATAGTGAGACAAATAGGAATGTCCAGAATAAATTTGGGAAGTCAGGAGAGACCGTAAGTAGGAAGTTTGGTGAAGTTTTGGATGGCTTATGTTTATTAGCAAAGGAAATTGTGAAGCCTCCGGATTTTAACTTTTTTGAAGTTCCAGCAAAAATTAAAGACGATCGTAAATTTTGGCCTTATTTTGAAGGATGCATTGGTGCTATAGATGGAACACATATACCAGCCATTGTTCCCACCAAAGATCAAGTTCGCTATATCGGTAGAAAGGGATATCCAACACAGAATGTCATGTTAGTGTGCAACTTTGACATGTTGATCACTTTTGTTGTTGTCGGTTGGCCTGGTACTGCACATGACACACGCATTCTTTCATCAGCTATTGAAGAAATGAAAACTGTGTTTCCTCACCCTCCTGAAG GAAAGTACTATCTTGTGGATGCTGGATATCCAAACATGAAAGGTTATCTAGCACCATACAAGGGTGAAAGATATCACATTCCTGATTTTAGAGCTGGTAGTCAAGCAGAAGGTTTTCAAGAAATATTCAATCATGCACATTCTTCATTGAGAAATGTCATTGAACGAACAATTGGGGTATGGAAGAAAAGATGGCATATCCTATGTGATATGAGACCATATCCATTGATCAAACAACAGAAGATTATAGTTGCAACAACAGCACTCCATAACTTTATTCGAATATgtggtgttgaagatgaagaatttAACAAGTGTGATAGTGTTCCAGGATACATGACTGAgtgtgaagaagaaaggaatATTGATGAACAGACGAGTTCATATAATTCTATAAGAGCAACGGATGGTGCTATGGATAGAGTTCGAAATCAAATAGCAGTTGGTTTGGTAGAAAATAGAAATCGTTaa
- the LOC130739534 gene encoding protein NRT1/ PTR FAMILY 3.1-like, with translation MNRKFEKMEQDGNHGGKKKGGLITMPFIFANDICEKLAVVGFTTNMISYLTTELHMPLTKAANTITNFSGTSSLTPLLGAFIADAFAGKFWTITIASILYQIGLICLTLTTVLPQARPPPCKGEEVCQEASGGMLAVLYISLLLASLGSGGIRPCVVAFGADQFDPTKTWSYFNWYYFVTGAATLVAVTVIVYIQDNLGWGLGLGIPAIAMFLSIAAFIVGYPLYRNLNPDGSPFTRLIQVAVAAFRKRKIPDVSDSKLLYQNDELDASISLGGMLVHSEQMKFLDKAAIVTIEDNCEIPNKWRLNTVHRVEELKSIIRMGPIWAAGILLITAYSQQSTFSIQQAKTMDRHVTKSFQIPAGSMTVFTYLTMLTATVFYDRVFVRVARRFTGLDRGISFLHRMGIGFVISIFATFVAGFIEMKRKNVALAHGLLEHSHETIPISVFWLVPQFSLHGLAEAFMSIGHLEFFYDQAPESMTSTAMALFWASISLGNYGSTFLVSLVHKFTAGPNGSNWLPDNNLNKGRLEYFYWLITLLQIINLIYYLICAKLYTYKQTQVHDKGDSSSEEKLIELATADRV, from the exons ATGAATAGGAAATTCGAAAAGATGGAGCAAGATGGTAATCATGGTGGAAAGAAAAAGGGAGGGCTCATCACAATGCCCTTCATCTTTG CTAATGACATTTGTGAGAAGTTGGCTGTGGTGGGTTTCACTACGAACATGATAAGCTACTTGACCACAGAGCTTCATATGCCATTAACCAAAGCTGCTAACACTATCACTAACTTTAGTGGAACTTCAAGCCTGACACCATTGCTTGGTGCCTTCATTGCTGATGCTTTTGCCGGAAAGTTTTGGACTATCACCATAGCTTCCATTTTGTACCAGATA GGGTTGATTTGTTTGACATTAACAACCGTACTTCCACAAGCAAGACCACCTCCTTGCAAAGGTGAAGAGGTATGCCAGGAAGCTAGCGGGGGAATGCTGGCAGTGCTGTACATCTCACTCCTACTCGCGTCACTCGGGTCGGGTGGGATCCGACCCTGTGTGGTCGCATTTGGAGCTGACCAGTTTGATCCAACAAAAACATGGTCTTATTTTAATTGGTACTACTTTGTGACAGGCGCGGCTACGCTTGTGGCCGTGACTGTTATTGTTTACATTCAAGATAACTTAGGATGGGGGTTAGGCCTCGGAATCCCTGCCATTGCAATGTTCCTCTCAATCGCTGCCTTCATTGTTGGATATCCACTTTATCGGAACTTGAACCCAGATGGGAGCCCATTTACCCGACTCATTCAAGTAGCTGTGGCTGCATTTCGTAAGAGGAAGATACCAGATGTATCCGACTCAAAGTTGCTGTACCAAAATGATGAACTCGATGCCTCTATTTCCTTGGGTGGGATGCTTGTCCATAGTGAACAGATGAA ATTTTTGGACAAGGCAGCAATTGTGACAATAGAAGACAACTGCGAAATACCCAACAAATGGAGGCTAAATACAGTTCACAGAGTGGAGGAACTCAAGTCCATAATCAGAATGGGACCGATATGGGCTGCAGGCATCCTTCTCATCACAGCCTATTCCCAACAAAGCACATTCTCCATTCAACAAGCCAAAACCATGGACCGGCATGTCACCAAGTCCTTCCAAATACCAGCAGGCTCCATGACCGTTTTCACGTACCTCACCATGCTCACCGCCACTGTCTTCTACGACCGAGTCTTCGTTCGTGTTGCCCGCAGGTTCACCGGGCTTGACCGGGGTATCAGCTTCCTCCACCGCATGGGAATTGGATTTGTGATCTCAATCTTTGCCACCTTTGTTGCTGGTTTCATTGAAATGAAGCGAAAGAATGTAGCTTTAGCCCATGGGCTTCTTGAACACTCCCATGAAACAATCCCAATCTCAGTGTTCTGGCTTGTGCCACAGTTCAGCCTTCATGGCTTAGCAGAGGCCTTCATGTCCATTGGGCACCTTGAGTTTTTTTATGACCAGGCCCCAGAGAGCATGACCAGCACTGCAATGGCACTTTTTTGGGCTTCAATTTCTCTTGGAAACTATGGCAGCACATTTTTGGTTTCCTTGGTCCACAAGTTCACTGCAGGGCCTAATGGCTCAAACTGGCTCCCtgataataacctcaacaaggGGAGGTTGGAGTACTTTTACTGGCTCATCACACTTCTGCAGATTATCAACCTTATTTACTACTTGATTTGCGCGAAATTGTACACCTACAAGCAAACTCAGGTCCATGACAAAGGGGATAGCAGCTCTGAAGAGAAACTTATTGAACTTGCTACTGCAGACAGAGTTTAA